Proteins encoded together in one Oscillatoria salina IIICB1 window:
- a CDS encoding glycosyltransferase family 39 protein produces MKISFWQEKFKLSGFHLFIFVVLLWGIWFRFVNIDRKIPWIDEWITLDRITDYDNRGEIQEKLFGGEVITVQELHELQRIDSQTNTLDFLNNSLVNYPEHPPIYYLFARLWGEWFGTSIATLRSAAAAISLFVFPAMFWLCYSLFDSYFASWLGVALIAVSPLHVLYAQEARQYSLWTVTILLSSAALLQAMQHKNKLSWLTYAVTLTVGFYSHLFFSLVAFAQGIYVILREGFHFSKTLLAYFLTTLASIIAFLPWIVVAFTSLSHLDRQVKGWTEAQPTLFTFLKRWLGNLSRLFADFGFDSSTNLSEAISIIPLIFFLTILVIYACYFLVRNSSREVWLFVLTLIICTTAILVGRDLLVVFGLVSGRLFSATARYIIPFYLGIHLAVVYFLASKMSSQKVNEQKFGRGVFLALISLGIFSCIISSQAEVWWSKGEASELVQVAPIINQATNSLVVSDADLARILSLSNLLNDQVHLQLFVEANYYPIDENFRNIFVLNPSESLQQILEKEYQLESLRDTEIQLWKLEQQ; encoded by the coding sequence ATGAAAATTAGCTTTTGGCAGGAAAAATTTAAATTAAGTGGTTTCCATTTGTTTATTTTTGTCGTTTTACTCTGGGGAATTTGGTTTCGTTTTGTCAATATTGACCGCAAAATTCCTTGGATTGATGAGTGGATTACTTTAGATAGAATTACTGACTACGACAACCGAGGAGAAATTCAAGAAAAATTGTTCGGTGGTGAGGTGATTACCGTCCAAGAATTACATGAATTGCAGCGAATAGATTCCCAGACAAATACCCTCGACTTTCTCAACAATTCTTTAGTAAATTATCCCGAACATCCACCAATTTATTATTTGTTTGCGCGGCTATGGGGAGAATGGTTTGGTACTTCTATTGCTACCCTCAGAAGTGCCGCAGCCGCGATTAGTTTATTTGTCTTTCCGGCGATGTTTTGGTTGTGCTACTCGTTGTTTGATTCTTATTTCGCAAGTTGGTTAGGTGTAGCGCTAATAGCTGTTTCTCCACTCCACGTTTTGTATGCTCAAGAAGCAAGACAATATAGTTTATGGACGGTAACAATTTTACTTTCTAGTGCCGCACTTTTACAAGCCATGCAGCACAAAAATAAACTAAGTTGGTTGACTTATGCTGTAACCTTAACTGTGGGTTTTTACTCACATCTATTTTTTAGTTTAGTTGCTTTCGCACAAGGAATTTATGTAATTCTCAGAGAAGGTTTTCATTTCAGTAAAACCTTGCTGGCTTATTTCTTAACAACTTTAGCGAGTATAATCGCTTTTCTCCCTTGGATTGTAGTAGCTTTTACTAGCTTATCTCATCTCGATCGCCAAGTAAAAGGTTGGACGGAAGCGCAACCAACATTGTTTACTTTTTTGAAAAGATGGTTAGGTAACTTAAGCCGTCTTTTCGCTGATTTTGGCTTCGACTCTAGCACTAATTTAAGCGAAGCAATTTCGATTATTCCGTTAATATTTTTCTTGACAATTCTGGTTATATATGCTTGTTATTTTCTGGTTCGTAACAGTTCTCGAGAAGTGTGGCTATTCGTTTTAACGTTAATTATTTGTACCACAGCTATTTTAGTCGGACGAGATTTATTAGTAGTCTTTGGTTTAGTTTCTGGGAGGCTATTTTCAGCGACAGCGAGGTATATAATTCCTTTTTATCTGGGTATTCACTTAGCAGTAGTTTACTTTTTAGCGAGCAAAATGAGTTCCCAAAAAGTAAATGAGCAAAAATTCGGGCGAGGTGTGTTTCTCGCTTTGATTTCTTTGGGGATATTTTCTTGTATAATTAGTTCTCAAGCAGAGGTTTGGTGGAGTAAAGGCGAAGCTAGCGAACTTGTGCAAGTAGCACCGATAATTAACCAAGCTACTAATTCTTTAGTAGTTAGTGATGCTGATTTAGCTCGCATTTTGTCTCTCAGTAATTTACTAAATGACCAAGTGCATTTACAGTTATTTGTCGAAGCAAATTACTACCCAATTGACGAAAATTTTCGCAACATATTTGTTTTAAATCCTTCTGAGAGTCTCCAACAAATACTGGAAAAAGAGTACCAATTAGAATCTCTTCGCGATACGGAGATACAACTGTGGAAATTAGAACAACAGTAA
- a CDS encoding O-antigen ligase family protein, translating to MKPQNFEEKVVWYLLLGTYIVYYLGAQPLVMPAVAWLLFLYLVKKLWCQTPDTPPESRITIPFSVWIWVICLLVMFFGVIIAHVQLDLGAGRLIRSLIKWNREWALWALFPLIACLKIRPQLLYRGVCILCLQSFPLIILSYVAFFAGLPGELYTSPISALGGDSDFYRVVLYIFDADNNQMRTTLYSPWAPNMAMVGMMFFFMVRQETNKKLRFLATSISVLIILTPISRLATVSFPFILFASWGLVNLGKPILHFASATLCFLGGIFGVPLKNFMEVFIERFHSVRENSSDLRITLVRMSLERWWKYAPIWGHGYIEKEGPAYTYGFPIGTSGCGSWVNLLYTKGIVGCTAVAIPMLYTFIELLRKAQKNVTARVGLSVYLVFLCFSFIEELDILAHIYWPGILMLGLALTAKEKPVSQPVNNQHNGLLALPAKSS from the coding sequence ATGAAACCACAAAACTTTGAAGAAAAAGTAGTTTGGTATTTATTACTCGGCACTTATATCGTTTATTATTTAGGCGCCCAACCCTTGGTAATGCCCGCCGTTGCTTGGCTTCTTTTTCTTTATCTTGTTAAAAAACTTTGGTGTCAAACTCCAGATACTCCCCCAGAATCAAGAATTACAATTCCCTTTTCTGTGTGGATCTGGGTAATCTGTTTACTGGTAATGTTTTTTGGTGTAATTATCGCCCATGTCCAGTTAGATTTAGGTGCGGGAAGACTAATTAGATCTTTAATTAAATGGAATCGAGAATGGGCGCTTTGGGCATTATTTCCCCTCATTGCTTGCCTAAAAATTCGCCCGCAATTACTTTATCGTGGCGTTTGTATTCTCTGTTTACAAAGTTTTCCCTTGATTATACTTTCCTATGTCGCCTTTTTTGCTGGTTTACCAGGAGAGTTGTATACTTCCCCAATTTCCGCATTAGGAGGAGACTCGGATTTTTATCGCGTGGTACTTTATATTTTCGACGCTGATAACAATCAAATGCGTACTACTTTATATTCGCCTTGGGCGCCAAATATGGCAATGGTAGGAATGATGTTTTTCTTCATGGTACGTCAAGAAACTAATAAGAAGTTGCGCTTTCTAGCAACAAGTATTTCTGTGCTAATAATTCTTACACCTATTTCGCGACTAGCTACGGTTAGCTTTCCTTTCATTCTCTTTGCAAGTTGGGGATTAGTTAATTTAGGTAAGCCTATTCTGCATTTCGCTAGCGCTACTTTATGTTTTCTCGGCGGTATTTTTGGTGTTCCTTTGAAAAATTTTATGGAAGTATTTATCGAACGCTTCCATAGTGTTAGGGAAAACTCATCTGATTTAAGAATAACTTTAGTGCGAATGTCTCTAGAAAGATGGTGGAAATATGCACCAATTTGGGGTCATGGCTATATTGAAAAAGAAGGACCAGCTTATACTTATGGTTTCCCAATTGGTACTTCTGGTTGTGGGAGTTGGGTGAATCTTCTCTACACTAAAGGAATAGTGGGTTGCACTGCTGTGGCTATCCCGATGCTGTATACTTTTATCGAGTTATTGAGAAAGGCACAAAAAAATGTAACTGCGAGGGTAGGTTTGAGCGTGTATTTAGTGTTTTTATGCTTTTCTTTTATCGAAGAATTGGATATTTTGGCGCACATATATTGGCCCGGAATTTTGATGCTTGGTTTGGCATTAACTGCTAAGGAAAAACCTGTTTCTCAACCGGTAAATAATCAGCATAATGGGTTATTGGCTTTACCTGCTAAAAGTAGTTAA
- a CDS encoding glycoside hydrolase family 5 protein, whose translation MSKKIFGIIFLISCLLSILFFADFNHQVEANRGTPWLQVTGRDIQDPQGNKIILRGIALPDLALHQYRIEESQSSKSPLELIEEMSDPSRGWYANVFRLMVNPNRRLGYNENPQGYYENFLKPAADKCLEEKVYCIIDWHYVKNPAEYADETRNFWRDIAPKFKDYPNIMFEVFNENKTKTSWAEWKEIVQPWVDLIRAAAPQNIIIVGAPHWNQHFFDTSDNPITGGNIVYAPHIYPGLAQQFWDEWIFDFADKLPMIVTEWGFRNGADYPTSGTISDFGIPLKRKMDRYNIGWTAWVADYEWMPEMFDRNWNLLVGEEYMGGFVKDYLKEKNS comes from the coding sequence ATGTCAAAAAAAATCTTCGGCATAATTTTTTTAATTTCTTGTTTATTATCAATCCTCTTTTTTGCCGACTTTAACCACCAAGTAGAAGCAAACCGAGGTACACCTTGGCTGCAAGTCACGGGTAGAGATATTCAAGATCCCCAAGGAAATAAAATAATTTTACGTGGTATTGCTTTACCAGATTTAGCTTTACATCAGTATAGAATCGAAGAAAGTCAATCAAGCAAATCACCCCTAGAACTAATTGAAGAAATGAGCGACCCTAGTCGTGGTTGGTATGCCAACGTTTTCCGTTTAATGGTTAACCCCAATCGAAGACTAGGATACAATGAAAACCCCCAAGGATACTATGAAAATTTTCTTAAACCTGCCGCCGACAAATGTTTAGAAGAAAAAGTTTATTGTATAATCGACTGGCATTATGTTAAAAACCCAGCCGAATATGCCGATGAAACCCGCAATTTTTGGCGCGATATCGCCCCCAAATTTAAAGACTATCCCAACATTATGTTTGAAGTTTTTAACGAAAACAAAACCAAAACCAGTTGGGCAGAATGGAAAGAAATTGTTCAACCTTGGGTAGACTTAATTCGCGCCGCCGCCCCCCAAAATATTATCATCGTTGGAGCGCCCCACTGGAATCAACATTTCTTCGATACCTCAGACAATCCTATTACAGGTGGAAATATCGTTTATGCACCCCATATTTATCCTGGTTTAGCCCAACAATTTTGGGACGAATGGATTTTTGATTTTGCCGACAAACTACCAATGATCGTCACAGAATGGGGTTTCAGAAACGGCGCAGATTATCCTACAAGTGGGACAATTTCTGACTTTGGTATTCCTCTCAAACGGAAAATGGATCGCTACAATATCGGTTGGACTGCTTGGGTAGCAGACTACGAATGGATGCCAGAAATGTTTGACCGCAACTGGAATCTTCTAGTTGGCGAAGAATACATGGGTGGCTTTGTTAAAGATTACTTAAAAGAAAAGAACTCATGA
- a CDS encoding glycosyltransferase family 2 protein, giving the protein MKLVSVVIPVYGVEKYIAASITSVLAQTYSNFELLLVIDGSRDRSREICEQFSDRRLKIIQQENRGVSAARNNGIRHSQGEYLAFLDADDLWLPEKLAYHVEHLENNPQVGVSFSRSAFIDEEGKSLGIYQMPRLKDIAPVNILCRNPVGNGSAPVVRRQTLEDIKYQKEYQGNWEDCYFDEQLHHQEDIECWLRISLKTSWQVEGIPEALTLYRVNFSGASTNIYKQLDYLETMLAKTEIYAPELIARWGNATRAYQLRYVARRLVSLRDGGSAVKLTHQAIATYPQIILAEPRRTFLTLAAAYSLWLLPQKFYQRLESFVMEQTGKTQKRRILKDRN; this is encoded by the coding sequence ATGAAACTCGTTTCCGTTGTAATTCCAGTGTACGGAGTAGAAAAGTATATTGCTGCCAGTATAACGTCGGTGTTGGCGCAGACCTACTCTAATTTTGAACTTTTGCTGGTGATTGATGGCTCGCGCGATCGCAGCAGAGAAATTTGCGAGCAATTTAGCGATCGCCGCCTTAAAATTATTCAGCAAGAAAATCGAGGCGTTTCGGCGGCGAGAAACAATGGTATCCGCCACTCTCAAGGTGAATATCTCGCTTTTCTCGATGCCGACGATCTTTGGCTACCAGAAAAGTTAGCCTATCACGTGGAGCATTTAGAGAATAATCCTCAAGTGGGAGTCAGCTTTAGTCGTTCGGCTTTTATCGACGAGGAAGGCAAATCCTTGGGAATTTATCAAATGCCGAGGTTAAAAGACATTGCTCCGGTTAATATTCTCTGTCGCAATCCCGTGGGTAACGGTTCGGCTCCCGTAGTGCGCCGTCAGACCCTAGAAGACATAAAATACCAGAAAGAATATCAGGGTAACTGGGAAGATTGTTATTTTGACGAACAACTTCACCACCAAGAAGATATTGAATGTTGGCTGCGAATTTCCCTGAAAACCTCTTGGCAAGTTGAAGGCATTCCCGAAGCCTTAACCCTTTACCGGGTAAACTTTTCCGGAGCTTCGACCAATATTTATAAGCAGTTAGATTACTTAGAAACTATGCTGGCAAAAACCGAAATTTATGCTCCAGAGTTAATTGCTCGTTGGGGAAATGCAACTAGAGCCTATCAACTGCGTTATGTTGCCAGAAGATTAGTAAGTTTGCGCGATGGAGGCAGTGCAGTTAAACTAACTCATCAGGCGATCGCCACTTATCCCCAAATTATACTCGCCGAACCACGGCGCACTTTCCTTACCTTAGCTGCGGCTTATTCTTTGTGGCTGTTACCGCAAAAGTTCTATCAACGTCTCGAAAGTTTCGTCATGGAACAAACAGGTAAAACTCAGAAACGTCGTATTCTCAAAGATAGGAATTAG
- a CDS encoding glycosyltransferase family 2 protein, whose amino-acid sequence MNSEQLAVYSPSPQSPIPNPQSPIPSPQSPITSPQSPVPSPQSPVTSPQSPVPSPQPMKLVSVIIPVYKKERYIAATVQSVLAQTYPHFELLIVDDGSPDRSVEICQQFDDSRIKIIRQANQGVSAALNTGIRHAKGEYIAFLDGDDLWLPENLAKQLEHLEKSPQVGVSFSRSALIDAAGKPLGTYLMPQLKGITVPSILRSYPLGNGSAAVLRRKVLEEIRFRRDNSPEYLYYDEELSCSQDIECLLRIAIKTDWEIEGISEPLTLYRVSSGGLSANYLKKLEIWETVLSKIRAYAPEEIAPWENPSKAYQFRYLARKAIRLHDGKAAVDLCHRAIATYWQIIFEEPRRTFFILAAAYALILLPMSLYDRLETTATKLTAVRQKRRILQEQQQ is encoded by the coding sequence GTGAATAGTGAACAGTTAGCAGTTTACTCACCCAGTCCCCAGTCCCCAATCCCCAATCCCCAGTCACCAATCCCCAGTCCCCAATCCCCAATCACCAGTCCCCAATCACCAGTCCCCAGTCCCCAGTCCCCAGTCACCAGTCCCCAGTCACCAGTCCCCAGTCCCCAACCAATGAAGCTTGTCTCAGTCATCATTCCTGTATACAAAAAAGAGCGCTATATTGCGGCTACAGTGCAATCTGTTTTGGCTCAAACTTATCCTCACTTTGAGTTACTAATCGTCGATGATGGTTCTCCTGACAGAAGCGTGGAGATTTGTCAGCAGTTTGACGATTCTCGGATTAAAATTATTCGTCAAGCAAATCAAGGCGTTTCTGCGGCGCTGAATACAGGAATTCGCCATGCTAAAGGCGAGTATATCGCTTTTCTCGATGGGGATGACCTTTGGTTGCCGGAAAATTTGGCTAAACAACTGGAACATCTAGAAAAATCGCCCCAGGTAGGCGTTAGTTTTAGTCGTTCGGCTTTGATTGACGCAGCCGGGAAACCTTTGGGAACTTATTTAATGCCGCAGCTAAAGGGAATTACCGTTCCTTCTATTTTACGCAGTTACCCCCTTGGTAACGGTTCGGCGGCGGTATTGCGACGAAAAGTTCTCGAAGAGATTCGCTTTCGGAGGGATAATTCCCCGGAGTATCTCTACTATGATGAAGAGTTGAGTTGTTCCCAGGATATCGAGTGTTTGTTGCGAATTGCGATTAAGACAGATTGGGAAATCGAAGGGATTTCGGAACCTTTAACGCTTTATCGGGTTAGTTCTGGAGGATTAAGTGCTAATTACCTGAAAAAATTAGAAATTTGGGAAACTGTGCTGTCAAAAATTCGGGCTTATGCTCCAGAAGAAATTGCTCCTTGGGAAAATCCTTCTAAAGCTTATCAGTTTCGGTATCTGGCTCGCAAAGCGATTCGCCTTCATGATGGTAAAGCAGCAGTGGATTTATGTCATCGCGCGATCGCTACTTACTGGCAAATTATTTTTGAAGAACCTCGCCGAACTTTTTTCATTCTCGCTGCTGCTTATGCTCTAATTTTACTGCCTATGTCTCTATACGATCGCCTCGAAACTACGGCAACTAAATTAACCGCAGTTCGTCAAAAACGTCGCATTCTCCAAGAACAACAACAATAA